In Actinoplanes octamycinicus, the genomic window GAAGGACGGCGTGATCGTCGGCCAGCTGCCGCAGGTCGGCGTGCCCGAGCAGTTCGGCCTGGTGCTGGACAAGGGCTCGAAGCTGACCGGCTGCGTCAGCCAGGCGGTCGACCAGCTGCGTCAGGACGGCACCCTCGCGGTGCTGGAGAAGACCTGGCTGTCCGACTCCGGGGCGCCCGAGCTCAAGTGACCCACGCACCAAGTCAGCGGCAGCGCGAGCGGATCGCCTACCGTCGCCGGCAGGCGATCCGCTCGGTCCTGCTCGCCGCGCTGTCCACCGCGGTCGCCGGCACGCTGCTCGCGGTCGGCGTGACCGGGGCGCCCGGCTGGCCGCGGGTCAAGGAGTCGTTCTTCAACGGGGACGTCGCCGTGGCGTACTTCCCGTCCGTGCTGGACGGGTTCTGGCTCAACGTCCGGCTGTTCCTGGTGTGCGCGCCGGTGGCGCTCGCGCTCGGGCTGCTGATCGCGGTGCTGCGCACGCTGCGCGGGCCGGTCACCTTCCCGGTCCGGGCGCTGACCGCCGGGTACACCTACTCGTTCCGCGGGCTGCCGCTGATCATCGCGATCTACCTGTTCGCCTTCGGCATCCCCGGGCTGCGGCTGCAGGGCACCCCGGACGTGGTGGTGCTGGGCGGGGCGGCCATCGTGATCACCTACGGGGCGTACCTGGCCGAGGTGTTCCGGGCCGGGATCGAGTCGGTGCATCCCAGCCAGGTCGCGGCGGCCCGGTCGCTGGGCCTGAGCCACCGGCAGGCGATGCGCCATGTGGTGCTCCCGCAGGCGGTCCGCCGGGTCACCCCGCCGCTGCTCAACGACATCGTGGCGCTGCAGAAGGACGTCGGGCTGATCTCCCTGGCCGGGCCGGTCGACGCGATCCGGGCGGCCCAGATCGGGGTGGCCAAGAGCGGCAACTTCACCCCGTACGTGGTGGCCGCGGTGCTCTTCATCCTGCTCGCCCTGCCGCTGATCGCGATCACCGACCGGGTGACGCTGCGCGCGGCCCGAGCCCAGAACGCGGGGGCCTGACGTGGTGCTCTCCTGCCGGAACGTCCGGAAGGTCTTCGGCGACCAGGTGGTGCTCGACGACCTCAGCCTGGACGTCGGTGAGCACGAGGTGGTGGCGCTGATCGGCGCCTCCGGCTCGGGCAAGTCGACGCTGCTGCGCTGCGTGAACCTGCTCAC contains:
- a CDS encoding amino acid ABC transporter permease, which produces MTHAPSQRQRERIAYRRRQAIRSVLLAALSTAVAGTLLAVGVTGAPGWPRVKESFFNGDVAVAYFPSVLDGFWLNVRLFLVCAPVALALGLLIAVLRTLRGPVTFPVRALTAGYTYSFRGLPLIIAIYLFAFGIPGLRLQGTPDVVVLGGAAIVITYGAYLAEVFRAGIESVHPSQVAAARSLGLSHRQAMRHVVLPQAVRRVTPPLLNDIVALQKDVGLISLAGPVDAIRAAQIGVAKSGNFTPYVVAAVLFILLALPLIAITDRVTLRAARAQNAGA